In Deltaproteobacteria bacterium, a single window of DNA contains:
- a CDS encoding phosphoribosylformylglycinamidine synthase: protein AGPYGEKHKVSGLPTLQFTATGVIDDVMRCQTMEFKAPDDLIYVLGVTRNELGGSEYYDLFGYLGLNVPQTDFTANLSLYEAFSRSYQDGLIASARGLYRGGLGVHLALASLGGGLGADVDLDRLVVDTERAVSWSL, encoded by the coding sequence GGCCGGACCCTATGGCGAAAAGCACAAGGTCTCCGGCCTGCCCACCCTTCAGTTTACCGCGACCGGTGTCATTGATGACGTCATGCGCTGCCAGACCATGGAATTCAAGGCCCCCGATGATCTGATCTATGTCCTGGGCGTCACCCGAAATGAATTAGGCGGCTCCGAGTACTACGACCTCTTTGGATACCTTGGCCTGAACGTGCCTCAGACCGATTTTACCGCCAATCTGTCCCTTTATGAGGCCTTTTCAAGGTCTTACCAGGACGGTTTGATCGCTTCGGCGCGCGGTCTTTACCGGGGCGGCCTGGGTGTCCACCTGGCTCTGGCCTCCTTGGGCGGCGGCCTGGGGGCTGATGTTGATCTGGACCGTCTCGTGGTTGATACAGAACGGGCCGTTTCCTGGTCACTGTGA